From the genome of Bradyrhizobium elkanii USDA 76, one region includes:
- a CDS encoding patatin-like phospholipase family protein produces MALKEPQKRAGQARDAVLVDLALQGGGSHGAFTWGVLDRLMDETWLRIEAISGTSAGAMNAVVLAGGFMTNGRAGAKSALEAFWRRVADSARFSLIRRSPLDVILGRWTLDTSPFYLAFDLASRVFSPYDLNLAGTNPLHQVLAESVDFRQIANSPIRLFVTATNVHTGRGRVFRNAELTPDVLLASACLPTLFRAIEINGEPYWDGGYSGNPTITPLVRECDSHDTLLVAVNPVERPGTPRSAREILDRLNEIAFNATLLKELRMIALLRQVADAGSSEGRKWAEMRIHLIASKVLAGLGVSSKLNAEWDFLCMLRDEGRRAAEAFLVANDQNIGRRSSMDLDLLLEQV; encoded by the coding sequence ATGGCCTTGAAGGAGCCGCAAAAACGCGCGGGCCAAGCGCGCGATGCCGTGCTGGTCGATCTCGCGCTGCAGGGCGGTGGATCGCACGGCGCTTTTACCTGGGGGGTGCTCGATCGGCTCATGGATGAGACCTGGCTGCGCATCGAGGCGATATCGGGCACGTCGGCCGGCGCGATGAACGCCGTCGTGCTGGCGGGCGGTTTTATGACCAACGGCCGGGCCGGCGCCAAGTCTGCATTGGAGGCCTTCTGGCGGCGGGTCGCTGACTCAGCGCGGTTCAGTCTCATTCGGCGAAGTCCGCTGGACGTCATCCTCGGTCGCTGGACCCTTGATACGTCGCCCTTCTATCTCGCCTTCGATCTGGCGAGCCGCGTGTTCTCGCCGTACGACCTCAATCTTGCCGGCACAAACCCTTTGCACCAGGTCCTCGCCGAGTCGGTCGATTTTCGACAAATCGCGAACTCCCCGATCCGCTTGTTCGTGACGGCGACCAACGTTCATACCGGCCGCGGGCGTGTGTTTCGCAACGCCGAGCTTACACCCGACGTTCTGCTCGCTTCCGCCTGCTTGCCCACCCTGTTCCGCGCGATAGAGATCAATGGCGAGCCCTATTGGGATGGCGGCTACTCCGGGAACCCGACGATCACACCGCTCGTACGCGAGTGTGACTCGCATGACACGCTTCTCGTCGCCGTCAACCCGGTCGAGCGACCCGGGACACCGCGCTCCGCGCGCGAGATCCTCGATCGGTTGAACGAGATTGCGTTCAACGCCACGCTGCTCAAGGAGTTGCGCATGATCGCGCTGCTGCGGCAGGTCGCGGACGCCGGGAGTTCCGAGGGGCGCAAATGGGCCGAGATGCGCATCCATCTGATCGCGAGCAAGGTTCTGGCCGGGCTGGGCGTCTCGTCAAAGCTCAATGCCGAGTGGGACTTTCTCTGCATGCTGCGCGACGAAGGCCGCCGTGCCGCGGAGGCATTCCTCGTCGCGAACGACCAGAATATCGGCAGGCGTTCCTCGATGGATTTGGATTTGCTCTTGGAGCAGGTTTGA